The following nucleotide sequence is from Drosophila takahashii strain IR98-3 E-12201 chromosome 3L, DtakHiC1v2, whole genome shotgun sequence.
agatttgtacaagttttaattaacaatttaactggttttaatgcactttatagacatgaacaaataacagttaatttgctttccagatttgttgaaatgcatatactttgtggacaagagtataaagaacgttatttttgacgtttaaaacaaattatcacagttaaaataaaaatctcaaataatgattatttacggttcCTGAAGCAAACTAGTAACTTAAAATAGAATAGAACTACCCAGTAGTTACATTTTTGGCGctcattttcaaaaattcttcGACAAATATCGATAGTAGCATGGGCATACTAAAATGTACCCAGGAAGGGTTTCACTGGATTTTTTTAGGGCCACATTGCAACAATttaacagaaatgttaagaTACAACGTTTTTACATTGGAAGAATTGTTAGTcctctgccgctgctctgccaatgtaagaaaaattgctgttaaaaaaccattaaatctAACATTTTTGAGCGCCAAATTGGTGGAAGGGGGAACTGGTTTAAGGAAACGCGCGCCCTCTATGTGTGGGATGTGGATGGGGATTTTTTAGGCAAACATTGAAACTGGCCAGTCTCAATttaacagaaatgttaagaTACAACGTTTTCTTACATTGGCAGAACTGTTGCgcctctgccgctgctctgCCAATGTAAGAAAACGTTGTATCTTAACAGTGCTGTTAAATAACCACGAAATCTAACATTTTGGAGCGCCAAATTGGCGGAAGGGGGAACTGTTTAAGGCGCCCTCTATggaaacatatatatatcgatGAATGGATTTTTTAGGCAAACATCGGCTGCTTGGTATTTTTCAGAAACGCAACACGGGCccaccacaaaaaaaaaaaaactcgatcGCTTTGGACGTGCGGACGCTCGTCGCGTAATTGTTTTGTGGTGAATACAAAGAAAGCAGAGGAAAACCGAGTTTTCCAGTGCCGCGACGGTGCGTAGAGTTGTGTACAGACGCCGAACAGGCCGAATAGGCTTCCTCGAGCACCCTTGTGTATTGATAGTGTATACACACTATGGGCGCGTCTCTTTTTGTTcctccgtgtgtgtgtgtctgacGTCGCTGCGTCTGTGTCTCGCCCTCGGCCAAAGTAATTGCACAGCTTATTTATATTAAGATTCAAAACCCGAGACGCGCGGGGAatcgagcagcagcagagagctggcaaaatattgaaacaaGTGTCGTCGAATTGTGATTTCTCGTCGGTTGAATTTTCGCACGCACACAGCCAGCGGTGCTCGCAAACACACTCGCACATAAGCAAAACGAGATTTTGCAAGTCGCGTACGCCTGTGGTGGTTGTATGTTGGTGTTGGTGCTAGTGCTGGTGCTTGTGCAACtacaaaattcaattgtttATTGCTGGGCATAACTGGTACCCTGTACCCTGTACCCTGTACCCCACCCTGCAAGTGAGCGACAATAAGGTGTCGCAGTGGCGCCTCCTCTCTTCCACCTGCCCCAGCGTCGGTGACTGTGAGCGATAATAATAGGAATTTCTACTCGCCGCTGTTGTGAGTTCCAACGCGAAAAGCCACAAGTGAAAGTGGCATACCCTACTTATCTGCGCTAATTGGCATCGGCATCGAGTCTTCGATACCCAGTGGATTACATCGCCGACTGACTAGCAAGGAACTGTGAGTATTTCCCTTTTAGGACTGGATTACATGGAAATGAATGCTATTCGTGGCGCGTGATAAGGCATTAATCACCATTTCGGTCGTATCTGGCTACAAACCTCCGCCCTTGTTGCTTGTTTACTGTGCTCCCTGTCACGATCTTTCTTCCGCCTTCCCCAGGCTCTCTCAATCTGTCTTGGTGCTCTTTAGATGCAGCTACTGCACATAGGGGATTGCAGAATAAGAGGAAATACGGAATGCAGGCACGGAAATCTGACATTTAGGCAAGGCGGACGGCTGCTGGCTGCCCACGATGCCATTTAAATAACTGCACTTCCGTGCACTTGGCATTTGGCTAGAGTCGCTTGCTCTGATGGTCTTTTTCGACAGTTCATTGACTTGCAGTTACGCAGGTGAAGTGTTCGCTAATCCCACCGATAAGCTCCTTGACCAGCTTAGATTGCGATACTAAGCTGCACTCAATGCTCCCAAAGGCAATTGAGTCGTTGAACCCTTCGCAGAACAGCGGGCCAAACCAATGCCAGTGCGTAACCACGCCGAGAGCGAGTGCGAATACCAAAGTGTAAACAAGTTCGGAAAACAAACGGAAACAAAGAGTGGAGCAGACAGTGGAGCCCGTTGATTCGCCTCGCGAGCCGCTGTAGCTTGACTTCGATTCGGTGCTCTCCGAACTGCGCTCGTTTTCGTTTCGCTTCGGCACTGAAAAGAACACCTTCTCCAGATACCTTAGATAACTTCTCGGCAACATCGAAAACCAGCGGAGATGCTTCCAACGGGAGCTGATTTTATATGGAGCGACTGTTGGAACCAGTCCGGGGACCAGACCGCTTGAGGGGGAGAGGAGCAGCCAGCGGGACAGGGCAATTAAGGTGTAATAACTCTGTCGAGTGGCGATAACTGTGACATAAGCGCTGCAACCGCCGCTGTCAATTTACCTGCCGCATGCCCGCTGCCGCAAGTTGCGTCGGCAGACGCTTGCCAAATAGTTGAGTTAGTTAACCACAACAGGCAGAGGGGTCCGAGTGGAAGCATCCGAAACGGGAATTCGTTTCAGAGCAGAAGGCAACCAGTTTGGATAGGTTTCCGATCACTAATCATGGCAAACACTGCGGGCATTCAGGTTCGTCAGCGCAAACTGAAGCTGAAAACTAGTTGAGGCTGAAGCGAGGCATTTAGTGTCACTATTTTTGTTTCTCCACTTGCTTGCGTGGCTGCTGTGTTTTTGTGTGGTaagcggaaattaaaattgataaataatttattgacaAACAAAGAGCGACTTGTTGGGGAGAAGGCTCGGATAATTGTGTTTTCCCACTATCTTTCTCGTTGTGTGCACAGTTCGGATCATCCAGATCTTTATCCGATATGATTCTGTTCATATCGCTATAGCGATTTGGCCGAGACAAAGGAAGGTCGCCCCTTCACTGAAGTCGGCAGCTGAATGCTGATTattgttttggtttaaagGTGACGTAATTATTCCGAAAACAAACatctttttgttgtatttgtaattaaaatatatatattttgatcaGTCCACAGCTCCCCAAAAATTGAAGCATTCTTGAAACACATCGAGAacagaaaatgtaaaatgctCAGAGACAACCGGAAGTACTTGCGGACTGTGCCTCCTCTTCAGCGGGCGAAATGCGAAAGAGTCCAAAGGCagtggaaaaagtgaaagtgaTTTCAGGGTATTGGTTTGCATGTCTCCAGCAACCCACGCGACCGAGTCTTGATTACGCAAGACAATCTGTCGAGGCAAGTTGGTTACTAGAGGTTAAGTAGGATTCTTTGTCGACCTCTCCACGCTAGACGGCGGCTCATGTGACCAGCTTATTAGTAGTAGAGCACGTCGCTGCCACTGGGTCACAGAACCACCGCAAAGGGAAAGATAGAAATGTGGACTGTAAAGCAAAGAAAGGTATTGGGCCTTTGACGTATTTGAAAGTGTGCCCTGGCTAAGCTTCAGGTGAACGAACGTAACAACTTCTAGGTGTTCAGGTCCAACGGGACAGCCTTTACTTGGGTCTGCGGCGACTAGGCGGAGGACGCTTATCGTAGATCGGGCGTCGCACTGCAGTCCGTCCTTTTTGGCCATGC
It contains:
- the ddbt gene encoding uncharacterized protein ddbt isoform X2, whose translation is MVRPKPKMIRAAGIVDDPGRVAPLPYLNFLRYLKRNVFRRSDLRHLLQVGLVHWNALSDAKKSAFWPVWLAYEGLLGGADCCAVISMAKKDGLQCDARSTISVLRLVAADPSKGCPVGPEHLEVVTFVHLKLSQGTLSNTSKAQYLSLLYSPHFYLSLCGGSVTQWQRRALLLISWSHEPPSSVERSTKNPT